One window of Nicotiana tomentosiformis chromosome 11, ASM39032v3, whole genome shotgun sequence genomic DNA carries:
- the LOC138901210 gene encoding uncharacterized protein has product MGEKRPRHSRGFNGALSGGRGKFMRGQSSKTTYSVPPPSRDAPVRPYLNAIFESSYRQLAIQGSSSGYLGSQGQSSSALGDCYEYREVGQIRRFFPRIRGKEVQQGHQPMITASTTPQVVRPTKDGEQVHRGRARGGGQSDGAPARFYAFPARSDVVSSDAVITGIISVCGRDTSVLFDPESTYSYVSSLFAHFLDVSRESLGAPVYVSMTAGVD; this is encoded by the coding sequence ATGGGAGAGAAGAGGCCTCGGCATTCTAGAGGATTCAATGGCGCCTtgtctgggggcagaggtaaGTTCATGAGGGGTCAGTCCAGCAAGACCACTTATTCAGTACCACCGCCTTCTCGGGATGCACCAGTGCGACCCTACTTGAACGCCATTTTTGAGAGCTCATACCGTCAACTAGcaattcagggttcttccagtgggtatttgGGTTCCCAGGGTCAGTCATCTTCCGCACTGGGAGATTGCTATGAGTACAgggaagttggtcaaataaggaGATTTTTCCCCAGGATTCGGGGCAAGGAAGTACAACAGGGTCATCAGCCCATGATCACCGCATCAACTACCCCACAAGTTGTCCGGCCGACCAAAGACGGAGAGCAAGTACATAGGGGTcgcgctagaggtggaggccaatcagatggcgctccagctaggttctatgcttttccagccagatcGGATGTAGTATCCTCAGACGCTGTGATCActggtattatttctgtctgcggtagggatacttcggtactatttgatccagagtctacatattcatatgtttcatctctgtttgctcattttctggatgtCTCTCGTGAGTCCTTAGGTGCTCCTGTATACGTGTCCATGACAGCGGGTGTGGATTAA